From a region of the Branchiostoma floridae strain S238N-H82 chromosome 13, Bfl_VNyyK, whole genome shotgun sequence genome:
- the LOC118429079 gene encoding forkhead box protein J1-B-like, whose protein sequence is MIGQSQGSPVSSSKTAVSTTANSRTKVIADKFKQNWMAQNPQADSQNPDAQNLDDSLTSLSWLQNLNIMKIPTPPSSPKPAEDGSKRQTQAQPAAVSGNASQHVHVKEEHKATLYAPAGPPIGTPESIDKIDYKTNPYVKPPYSYATLICMAMKETKKSKITLSDIYKWIKTNFKYYEMAEPSWQNSIRHNLSLNKCFTKVPRSKNEPGKGGFWKIDPQHADMIVNGTLKKRRPSSTLESYPPAKKIKKEEPEAKSCNNRRKQAVPKRTAQKHGGNQNSFIVPPDDPNLGSLKGDLNWNAILNDEITVDGIKVKAEDILGSTCALSRSHSPLLTETSSSVDSDIFNDDPLDLTIRGISIPPPPEWLPIDQVLSEPSHLNESTSNILNTNLPPSPPSSEGYRHPWEEASELDSIVDMNHLFESLDDLGPDDLSWIKTEPGL, encoded by the exons ATGATCGGACAAAGTCAAGGAAGTCCTGTGTCGTCCAGCAAAACTGCTGTAAGTACCACAGCTAACTCTCGGACTAAAGTCATAGCGGATAAATTCAAGCAAAACTGGATGGCGCAAAATCCGCAAGCAGACTCTCAAAACCCGGACGCTCAGAATCTGGACGACAGCTTGACTAGCCTGTCGTGGCTGCAGAATCTGAACATTATGAAGATCCCGACGCCGCCAAGCAGTCCCAAACCGGCGGAGGATGGATCCAAGCGGCAGACGCAAGCCCAGCCGGCCGCCGTGTCCGGTAACGCGTCCCAGCACGTTCACGTCAAGGAGGAACACAAGGCGACGCTATACGCGCCCGCCGGCCCTCCCATCGGCACCCCGGAAAGCATCGACAAAATCGACTACAAGACAAACCCGTACGTCAAACCGCCGTACTCCTACGCAACCCTGATCTGCATGGCCATGAAGGAGACCAAGAAGAGCAAGATCACACTCTCAGACATCTACAAATGGATCAAGACCAACTTCAAGTACTACGAGATGGCCGAACCCAGCTGGCAG AACTCCATCCGTCACAACCTGTCCCTCAACAAGTGCTTCACCAAGGTGCCTCGCAGTAAGAATGAGCCTGGCAAGGGCGGTTTCTGGAAGATCGACCCCCAGCATGCCGACATGATCGTCAACGGTACCCTGAAGAAGCGCAGGCCATCCAGCACTCTGGAGTCCTACCCGCCCGCCAAGAAGATAAAGAAGGAAGAACCCGAAGCGAAGTCATGCAACAACAGAAGAAAGCAGGCCGTGCCCAAGCGTACTGCTCAGAAACATGGCGGTAACCAGAACTCTTTCATCGTCCCACCCGACGACCCCAACCTTGGGTCTCTGAAGGGCGACTTGAATTGGAACGCTATTCTGAACGACGAGATCACGGTAGATGGTATCAAAGTTAAAGCCGAGGACATTCTGGGCTCTACGTGTGCCCTGAGTAGATCACATAGCCCTCTCCTAACGGAAACGTCATCATCCGTTGACAGCGACATCTTTAACGATGACCCCCTGGATCTCACGATTCGCGGCATCTCCATTCCACCACCGCCCGAGTGGCTGCCGATCGACCAAGTCTTGTCGGAGCCATCCCACCTGAACGAATCCACCAGTAACATTTTGAACACTaacctacccccctccccaccctcgTCCGAGGGGTACCGCCACCCCTGGGAGGAGGCTAGCGAGTTGGACTCTATTGTAGACATGAACCACTTGTTCGAATCTCTAGATGATCTGGGCCCAGACGATCTGTCCTGGATCAAAACTGAGCCTGGGTTGTAA